Proteins encoded in a region of the Populus alba chromosome 13, ASM523922v2, whole genome shotgun sequence genome:
- the LOC118045247 gene encoding putative receptor protein kinase ZmPK1: MAISIILLFLPLIFFSSFSSSTIDRLSGSSSLSVEHADDVLTSPNGVFSAGFFPVGDNAYCFAIWFSEPYSEGNRTIVWMANRDQPVNGRKSELSLRKSGNAIITDAGRLTVWSTDTVSESPVFLYLHENGNLILQNSEGGVLWQSFDSPTDTLLPQQLLTKDMQLVSSRSQGNYSSGFYKLYFDDDNVLRLLYGGPEISVYWPDPELMSWEASRSTYNSSRIAFLDSLGYFSSSDNFTFMSADYGERVQRLLKLDFDGNIRLYSRKYRMDKWTVSWQAMSQPCRIHGTCGPNSICSYVPHFGRKCSCLPGFKIRDRTDWSLGCVQEFNLTCTRNETGFLKLSNVEFFGYDYGFFPNSTFGMCENLCLQMCDCKGFQFKFIKHNYRSNIPYCYPKTQLLNGQRSPNFQGDMYLKVPKTLPIQEIGLDCSSTVVKQLNRTYTKHQENASLKFVVRFAMVVGSVELGVIFIVWCVFIRTHRNSSVGTQNYNRITTGFRKFTLSELKKATQGFSKEIGRGSGGVVYKGMLSDHRIAAVKRLNDAYQGEAEFQAEVSTIGKLNHMNLTEMWGYCAEGKHRLLVYKYMEHGSLAEQLSSNSLGWEKRFDIAVGTAKGLAYLHEECLEWVLHCDVKPQNILLDSNYQPKVSDFGLSRPLKRGSQVNEGFSKMRGTRGYMAPEWVFNLPITSKVDVYSYGMVLLEMISGKCPAEEIENRRLVTWVREKMKEAPEMSSWIEMIIDPKLEGKYDKGRMEILLEVALKCVAEDRDARPTMSQVVEMILHQENDSELV; this comes from the coding sequence ATGGCTATATCAATTATCTTGCTCTTTCTGcctttgattttcttctcttcattttcaTCTTCAACAATTGACAGATTAAGCGGATCCTCATCTTTATCAGTGGAACATGCAGACGATGTTTTGACTTCGCCGAATGGCGTTTTCTCGGCGGGGTTTTTCCCCGTCGGAGATAATGCTTACTGCTTTGCTATATGGTTCAGCGAGCCATATAGTGAAGGCAACCGCACCATTGTTTGGATGGCAAACCGTGACCAACCAGTTAACGGAAGAAAGTCAGAGCTTTCTCTACGTAAATCGGGTAATGCCATCATTACCGATGCTGGCCGTCTCACTGTTTGGTCCACAGATACTGTTTCAGAATCCCCTGTGTTTCTATACCTCCATGAAAATGGTAATCTTATACTACAAAACTCGGAAGGTGGTGTGCTTTGGCAAAGCTTCGATTCTCCGACAGATACTCTACTTCCTCAGCAACTACTCACCAAGGATATGCAGCTTGTTTCATCTAGAAGCCAAGGGAACTATTCTTCAGGATTCTACAAGCTTTATTTTGATGACGATAACGTTCTCCGTCTTCTGTACGGAGGTCCTGAAATCAGCGTGTATTGGCCGGATCCGGAGCTTATGAGCTGGGAAGCTTCGAGGTCAACTTATAACAGCAGCCGAATTGCTTTTCTAGATTCATTGGGTTACTTTAGCTCATCTGACAATTTTACTTTTATGTCTGCTGATTATGGAGAAAGAGTACAGAGATTATTGAAACTAGATTTCGATGGTAATATTCGGCTATACAGTCGAAAATACAGGATGGACAAGTGGACTGTTTCATGGCAAGCCATGTCTCAACCTTGCAGGATTCACGGGACTTGTGGACCTAACAGTATTTGTAGCTACGTTCCTCACTTTGGTAGGAAATGTTCATGCCTTCCAGGATTCAAGATCAGGGATCGTACGGACTGGTCATTGGGTTGTGTACAAGAATTCAATCTCACTTGTACCAGAAATGAGACAGGTTTCCTTAAGCTGTCTAATGTTGAGTTTTTTGGCTACGACTATGGCTTCTTCCCCAATTCCACCTTCGGAATGTGTGAAAACTTGTGCTTGCAGATGTGTGACTGCAAAGGATTCCAGTTCAAGTTCATCAAGCATAACTATCGCAGTAACATTCCTTATTGTTACCCAAAGACACAGTTGTTGAACGGGCAACGTTCACCAAATTTCCAAGGAGACATGTATCTGAAGGTGCCAAAAACCTTGCCTATTCAAGAAATTGGGTTAGATTGCTCCAGCACAGTTGTCAAGCAGCTGAACAGAACATACACAAAACACCAAGAAAATGCATCACTAAAGTTTGTCGTTCGGTTTGCGATGGTAGTTGGATCGGTTGAGCTCGGTGTCATTTTCATAGTGTGGTGTGTTTTTATAAGAACTCACCGGAACTCAAGCGTAGGTACGCAAAATTACAACAGAATTACCACTGGCTTCAGAAAATTCACCCTTTCAGAGCTAAAAAAGGCGACTCAAGGATTTAGCAAAGAGATTGGAAGAGGTTCTGGAGGAGTTGTTTACAAGGGGATGTTATCTGATCATAGAATAGCAGCCGTTAAGCGACTGAATGATGCTTACCAAGGAGAAGCAGAGTTCCAGGCAGAAGTTAGCACAATTGGGAAACTTAATCACATGAACTTGACAGAGATGTGGGGATATTGTGCAGAAGGAAAGCACAGGCTTTTGGTATACAAGTACATGGAGCATGGATCCTTGGCAGAACAACTCTCTTCCAATTCACTTGGTTGGGAAAAGAGGTTTGACATCGCAGTAGGGACTGCTAAAGGCCTTGCTTATTTACATGAAGAATGCCTAGAGTGGGTTTTACATTGTGATGTAAAGCCTCAGAACATACTTCTCGACAGCAACTACCAGCCAAAGGTGTCAGATTTTGGATTATCTCGGCCACTAAAAAGAGGTAGCCAAGTTAACGAAGGCTTCTCAAAGATGAGAGGAACTAGAGGTTACATGGCTCCGGAGTGGGTTTTCAATCTGCCCATCACCTCCAAAGTGGATGTTTATAGCTATGGCATGGTATTGCTGGAGATGATAAGTGGAAAGTGTCCAGCAGAGGAGATAGAGAACAGGAGGCTGGTTACATGGGTGAGAGAAAAGATGAAGGAAGCTCCTGAAATGAGCTCTTGGATAGAAATGATCATAGACCCCAAATTGGAAGGAAAATATGACAAGGGTAGGATGGAAATCCTGCTTGAGGTGGCTCTAAAATGTGTAGCTGAAGACAGAGATGCGAGACCAACAATGAGCCAAGTAGTTGAAATGATTTTGCACCAGGAAAATGATTCTGAACTTGTCTAA